One Paracoccus aminophilus JCM 7686 genomic window carries:
- a CDS encoding Tn3 family transposase, with protein sequence MAHRTILTERQRSVLFDLPIDETAMLRHYILADDDLEIIRARRRPHNRFGFALQLCALRYPGRLLTPGEVIPMEITRFLAAQLGLKSDDLAGYASREETRHEHLAALRDLYSYKMFTGRGSRDLKAWLERTAETARSNEDLARRFVEQCRATQTILPGITVIERLCADALVAAERRIDARIADRLDDEMCSRLDALLTEMADGSVTRFVWLRQFEVGQNSADMNRLLGRLEFLQTMAVDRTVLSGVPPHRIARLRRQGERYFAGDLRDISGDRRLAILAVCALEWRSAIADAVVESHDRIVGKTWREAKRVCDARADDAKAALKDTLQGFSNFGSALLEAHEDQASLIEAIQNAGGWSSLRGLVSTAAQLTDTLAADPLAHVVHGYHRFRRYAPRMLRALDIQAAPVAEPLLAAADIVAGTETTTTRPLTFLRRASKWHRHLNHDDGNRLWEVAVLCHLRDAFRAGDIWLAHSRRYGDLKDALVPTEVARATPKLAMPFEPELWLADRKSRLADGLERLARAARAGAIPGGSIEDGVLKIDRLTAAVPEEADAMVLDLYNRLPEIRITDLLLEVDDEIGFTEAFTHLRTGVPCKDRVGMLNVLLAEGLNLGLSKMAGATNTHDYFQLSRLSRWHVESEAMARALAMVIEGQSALPMARFWGAGQTASSDGQFFPTTRQGEAMNLINAKYGHEPGLKAYTHVSDQFGPFATQTIPATVNEAPYILDGLLMTDAGQKIREQYADTGGFTDHVFAVTALLGFQFIPRIRDLPSKRLYLFNPASCPKELKGLIGGKVREPVISSNWPDILRAAATMVAGAMPPSQLLRKFAAYPRQHELAVALREIGRIERTLFIIDWLLDADMQRRAQIGLNKGEAHHALKNALRIGRQGEIRDRTAQGQHFRMAGLNLLAAIIIYWNTRHLGHAVDSRRSDGLDCSANLLAHISPLGWAHILLTGEYRWPKR encoded by the coding sequence ATGGCGCATCGTACTATCCTCACCGAGCGTCAGCGCTCAGTACTTTTTGATCTTCCGATCGATGAAACGGCGATGTTGCGCCACTACATCCTTGCGGACGACGATCTGGAAATCATCCGCGCCCGCCGCCGCCCCCACAATCGTTTTGGGTTTGCTCTCCAGCTTTGCGCATTGCGCTATCCCGGTCGGTTGTTGACCCCGGGCGAGGTCATTCCAATGGAGATCACGCGCTTCCTGGCTGCACAGCTTGGGCTGAAGTCAGACGATCTGGCTGGATATGCAAGCCGCGAAGAAACGCGTCATGAACATCTGGCGGCCCTGCGGGATCTCTATAGCTACAAGATGTTCACTGGCCGAGGATCGCGCGACCTGAAGGCCTGGCTGGAGAGAACAGCCGAAACTGCCCGGTCGAACGAGGACTTGGCGCGGCGTTTCGTGGAACAATGCCGGGCGACCCAGACCATTCTCCCAGGGATCACGGTTATCGAACGCCTTTGCGCGGATGCACTCGTTGCTGCAGAGCGACGGATCGACGCTCGGATTGCCGACCGGCTGGATGATGAGATGTGCAGCCGACTTGACGCCTTGCTGACGGAAATGGCGGACGGTTCTGTCACCCGCTTTGTCTGGCTGCGCCAGTTTGAGGTGGGCCAGAACTCGGCCGACATGAACCGGCTGCTCGGCCGGTTGGAATTCTTGCAGACCATGGCCGTGGACCGAACCGTCCTGTCGGGTGTGCCGCCCCACCGTATCGCGCGCCTCCGACGGCAAGGTGAACGTTACTTCGCCGGAGATCTGCGGGATATCTCCGGCGACCGCCGCCTTGCCATCCTCGCGGTCTGCGCTCTGGAATGGCGCAGTGCCATTGCCGATGCCGTGGTCGAAAGCCATGACCGGATTGTGGGGAAGACGTGGCGCGAGGCGAAACGCGTATGCGATGCTCGGGCAGATGACGCCAAGGCTGCTTTGAAAGACACCTTGCAGGGCTTCTCAAATTTTGGATCAGCTCTGCTGGAAGCACATGAAGATCAGGCCTCCCTGATCGAGGCCATTCAAAACGCCGGAGGCTGGTCATCGCTGAGGGGGCTTGTTTCCACCGCCGCCCAACTGACCGACACATTGGCGGCTGATCCACTGGCACATGTTGTTCACGGGTATCATCGCTTCCGACGCTATGCGCCGCGCATGCTCCGGGCGCTCGATATTCAGGCGGCCCCGGTGGCCGAACCGTTGCTTGCCGCCGCCGACATCGTCGCGGGTACGGAAACGACAACTACCCGGCCACTGACCTTTCTGCGCCGGGCTTCGAAATGGCATCGACACTTGAATCACGACGATGGGAACCGGCTTTGGGAGGTGGCGGTCCTGTGCCACCTACGCGACGCATTCCGTGCCGGCGACATCTGGCTCGCACATTCCCGCCGGTATGGTGATCTCAAGGACGCGCTGGTTCCGACGGAAGTTGCCAGGGCCACGCCAAAACTGGCCATGCCGTTTGAACCGGAGCTCTGGCTCGCGGATCGAAAATCTCGCCTAGCAGATGGCTTGGAACGACTGGCCCGCGCCGCCAGGGCGGGTGCCATTCCGGGAGGTTCTATCGAAGATGGCGTGCTCAAGATCGACCGTCTGACGGCCGCTGTCCCCGAAGAGGCCGATGCCATGGTGCTCGATCTCTACAACCGCCTGCCAGAGATCAGGATCACAGACCTCCTGCTCGAAGTGGATGACGAGATCGGCTTTACCGAGGCCTTCACCCATCTGCGCACCGGCGTTCCATGCAAAGACAGGGTCGGCATGTTGAACGTGCTGCTGGCTGAGGGGCTGAACCTTGGCCTCAGCAAAATGGCTGGGGCCACGAACACCCATGATTATTTCCAGCTCTCGCGCTTGTCGCGCTGGCATGTGGAAAGCGAGGCGATGGCACGCGCCTTGGCCATGGTGATCGAAGGTCAATCTGCCTTGCCGATGGCCCGGTTTTGGGGCGCAGGGCAGACCGCTTCGAGCGACGGGCAATTCTTCCCGACCACGCGCCAGGGCGAGGCGATGAACCTGATCAACGCCAAATACGGCCATGAACCCGGTCTGAAAGCCTATACCCATGTCTCTGACCAGTTCGGCCCTTTCGCCACCCAGACCATCCCGGCCACGGTGAACGAGGCCCCTTACATCCTGGACGGCCTGTTGATGACAGACGCAGGTCAGAAAATCCGCGAACAGTATGCCGACACGGGCGGCTTTACCGACCACGTCTTCGCCGTCACTGCCCTTCTGGGCTTTCAGTTCATCCCCCGCATCCGGGATCTGCCATCCAAGCGCCTCTACCTCTTCAATCCGGCATCCTGCCCGAAAGAATTGAAGGGGTTGATCGGCGGCAAGGTCAGGGAACCTGTCATCAGCTCGAACTGGCCCGACATCCTACGCGCAGCGGCCACCATGGTGGCGGGCGCGATGCCGCCAAGCCAACTCTTGCGAAAATTCGCTGCATATCCCCGACAGCATGAACTTGCGGTCGCATTGCGCGAAATCGGCCGGATCGAACGGACGCTGTTCATCATCGATTGGCTGCTGGATGCCGACATGCAACGCCGTGCCCAAATCGGCCTGAATAAGGGCGAAGCGCATCATGCGCTGAAAAACGCCCTGCGCATAGGGCGCCAAGGTGAAATCCGTGATCGAACAGCCCAAGGCCAGCACTTCCGAATGGCCGGGCTGAACCTCCTCGCCGCCATCATCATTTACTGGAACACCAGACATCTCGGTCACGCTGTCGATAGTCGCCGCAGTGATGGTTTGGACTGCTCAGCAAACCTTCTGGCGCATATTTCACCCCTCGGGTGGGCGCACATCCTTCTCACCGGTGAATACAGGTGGCCCAAAAGATGA
- a CDS encoding recombinase family protein: protein MLIGYARVSKADGSQSLDLQRDALIASGVEEDQIYSDLASGKKDDRSGLEACLKALREGDVLIVWKLDRLGRSLHHLVKTVSMLSERGVGLKVLTGQGAQIDTTTAAGRLSFGIFAALAEFESELIRERTMAGLQAARARGRKGGRKFALTKAQVRMAQAAMASRDTSVSELCKELGVKPVTLYRYVDPNGNLRDYGKRVLSA, encoded by the coding sequence ATGCTGATCGGCTATGCGCGGGTTTCGAAAGCTGACGGCAGCCAGTCCCTCGACTTGCAACGAGATGCATTGATCGCGTCCGGCGTCGAGGAGGACCAGATCTACTCAGATCTGGCGTCCGGCAAGAAGGATGACCGATCCGGTCTGGAGGCCTGCCTCAAAGCATTGCGTGAGGGGGATGTGCTGATCGTGTGGAAGCTCGACCGCTTGGGGCGCAGCCTCCACCACCTTGTCAAAACCGTCAGCATGCTGTCCGAGCGTGGCGTTGGCCTCAAAGTTCTCACCGGGCAAGGGGCGCAGATTGACACAACGACTGCGGCTGGAAGGCTTTCATTCGGCATCTTTGCTGCGCTTGCCGAATTTGAAAGCGAGTTGATCCGCGAACGCACGATGGCGGGGCTCCAAGCCGCCCGCGCGCGCGGCCGAAAGGGAGGAAGAAAGTTTGCGCTGACGAAAGCGCAGGTCCGCATGGCTCAGGCCGCAATGGCTAGCCGCGACACATCGGTTTCAGAACTCTGTAAGGAATTGGGGGTCAAACCGGTCACACTCTACCGATATGTCGACCCGAACGGCAATCTACGCGATTACGGGAAACGGGTTCTCAGCGCTTAG
- a CDS encoding histidine phosphatase family protein — protein MPLMGLSERHWGVLEGRPKSERDRLQDPEGGETIEAFRSRVAKVLPYLAGATPLVVTHSGVIRLLCAQPNALVPHAKPIELSFDTIASVGR, from the coding sequence ATGCCGTTAATGGGCCTCTCTGAGCGGCACTGGGGTGTCCTCGAGGGACGCCCGAAATCAGAGCGCGACAGATTGCAAGATCCCGAGGGGGGCGAGACAATCGAAGCGTTTCGTTCGCGTGTCGCGAAAGTCTTGCCGTATCTCGCGGGTGCAACACCCTTAGTCGTAACGCATTCAGGCGTGATACGCCTTCTTTGCGCCCAACCGAATGCACTGGTCCCGCACGCTAAGCCGATAGAATTGTCGTTCGACACAATCGCATCCGTTGGACGCTAG
- a CDS encoding FMN-binding protein, giving the protein MAKAFQRFLARPNSDPVKSIGMAALVAAICALIVAGTAVTLRPLIEENRLAARAGQMAAMLESVPGISDLLDGGGIETLIVDLATGRISQTDPTDFDQTAAAADPDRSTALPPAADLAAISRRENESLIWLVREGDEIRLLVLPVRGAGYQSTIRAYLALEGDLNTVAAFTVYEQGETPGLGSRVTEAEFRNGWTGRRIFEGDVILIDTVSGASGDFEVEMISGASVTSYGTIDMVHFWLGPDGFGPFMGSDAGECRILR; this is encoded by the coding sequence ATGGCTAAGGCTTTCCAACGCTTCCTGGCCCGTCCCAACAGCGATCCGGTGAAATCCATCGGCATGGCGGCGCTGGTCGCCGCCATCTGTGCCTTGATCGTTGCCGGGACCGCCGTCACCTTGCGCCCGCTGATCGAAGAAAACCGCCTCGCTGCGCGCGCCGGTCAGATGGCGGCAATGCTGGAAAGCGTACCAGGTATCTCCGATCTGCTCGATGGTGGCGGGATCGAAACCCTGATCGTCGATCTGGCAACGGGTCGGATTTCGCAGACAGACCCCACCGATTTCGACCAAACCGCAGCGGCAGCAGATCCTGATCGCAGCACCGCGCTGCCTCCGGCGGCCGATCTTGCCGCGATCAGCCGGCGCGAGAATGAATCGCTAATCTGGCTGGTGCGCGAGGGGGACGAAATCCGGCTTCTGGTTCTACCGGTGCGCGGTGCGGGCTATCAATCCACCATCCGCGCCTATCTGGCGCTGGAGGGCGACCTGAACACCGTCGCCGCTTTCACGGTCTATGAACAGGGCGAGACCCCGGGCTTGGGATCGCGCGTGACCGAGGCCGAGTTTCGCAACGGCTGGACCGGGCGTCGCATTTTCGAGGGGGACGTGATCCTGATCGACACAGTTTCAGGTGCATCCGGGGATTTTGAGGTCGAAATGATCTCGGGGGCCTCCGTCACCAGCTACGGCACCATCGACATGGTGCATTTCTGGCTGGGCCCCGATGGTTTCGGTCCCTTCATGGGGTCTGATGCCGGAGAGTGCAGAATCCTACGCTAA
- a CDS encoding Na+-transporting NADH:ubiquinone oxidoreductase subunit A codes for MIPLIGAWCPRLTGGLVENVSSDSPLGITGSDLQQLRPALMVKANQKVAAGDILFRDRKRSWITAVAPAAGRVSKLELGARRSLSELEILPEGDAVRQFTTDVADRAQLIDLMIASGLWTALRTRPFGRIPDPSTQPEALFVTLTEGAPGMPDPAAILPDLMDWFTRGLSALTMLSDGPVNLCHPPDLALPEVLGIRTHPFRGGLASAHIHTLHPVTHGGMVWQIHWQEVAALGHLLKTGTIWPRRIVALTGSAMARPGLIAAPIGARLHDLAAGRLKDTTLRLLAGGENGSPATFLRPGIRQISAVPHERADHRKGWFMRLTAPRIAALIPNPWDEVTMPPGILAVPLLRALASGDLTAARDLGVLGLIEEDLMALNARLRGHPDYRVLLRQTLDELEATI; via the coding sequence ATGATCCCCCTGATAGGGGCTTGGTGCCCGAGACTGACTGGCGGTCTTGTCGAAAACGTATCTTCGGATAGTCCTCTCGGTATCACGGGATCCGATCTGCAACAGCTAAGGCCCGCGCTGATGGTCAAAGCGAACCAGAAAGTTGCCGCGGGCGATATCCTCTTTCGTGATCGCAAGCGGTCATGGATCACCGCAGTCGCCCCTGCAGCCGGGCGGGTATCAAAGCTTGAACTTGGCGCTCGTCGCAGCCTTTCTGAGCTGGAAATCCTTCCCGAGGGCGATGCCGTGCGGCAGTTCACGACAGATGTCGCGGATCGCGCGCAGCTGATTGATCTCATGATCGCCTCGGGGCTCTGGACCGCGTTGCGAACGCGCCCTTTCGGGCGGATCCCCGATCCATCGACACAGCCCGAGGCCCTGTTCGTCACGTTGACCGAGGGCGCTCCGGGCATGCCTGATCCTGCGGCGATCCTGCCTGATCTCATGGATTGGTTCACGCGCGGGCTGAGTGCTTTGACGATGCTTTCAGATGGGCCGGTCAACCTCTGCCATCCCCCCGATCTAGCCCTGCCAGAAGTCTTAGGCATCCGCACCCACCCATTCCGCGGAGGTCTGGCCTCGGCGCATATCCATACCCTGCATCCGGTCACCCATGGTGGGATGGTCTGGCAGATCCACTGGCAAGAGGTCGCGGCGCTTGGCCATCTACTGAAGACCGGCACGATCTGGCCGCGCCGCATCGTCGCGCTTACCGGGTCCGCAATGGCCCGTCCCGGCCTGATTGCCGCCCCGATCGGTGCGCGCCTGCATGATCTTGCCGCTGGAAGGCTGAAGGATACAACCCTGCGCCTGCTGGCGGGCGGAGAAAATGGCAGCCCGGCCACCTTTCTGCGGCCAGGCATCCGTCAGATCTCAGCCGTCCCGCACGAAAGGGCCGATCACCGAAAGGGCTGGTTCATGCGGCTGACGGCGCCGCGCATAGCCGCCCTCATCCCAAACCCATGGGACGAGGTTACGATGCCCCCGGGGATACTCGCGGTTCCGCTTTTACGCGCACTCGCCTCGGGAGATCTCACAGCGGCGCGAGATCTGGGTGTTCTTGGCCTGATCGAGGAGGACCTCATGGCATTGAATGCCCGCCTGCGAGGGCACCCCGATTACCGCGTTCTGCTGCGCCAGACCCTTGATGAGTTGGAGGCTACGATATGA
- a CDS encoding SH3 domain-containing protein encodes MTTPEARSTVFVASVLLTLTAVTAVAEIDGHGPDAWRVTGVSANDHLNARMGPGTSYPVIDSFGHNERGLQQVTCVPFYTAEYYHRMSQAQIEALPARWCLMRDATMSKAGWVAQRFITPDGVETYAPAAETSPQPEHEPYTAQAGLDPVAQAVDLVRELYERQFQSENSNLPSVLDTDVANHYFTSDIVALFASGRIGAHPIYGAQDFNGTIGEPTPDPDTPMLRGMITINVDFTNFGRNQRVVYYIRPDTTRQNAPLRIFRVEHDGWSYP; translated from the coding sequence ATGACAACCCCAGAGGCCCGTTCAACCGTCTTCGTCGCATCGGTTCTTTTGACACTTACAGCCGTAACTGCTGTAGCTGAAATCGACGGCCATGGCCCTGACGCCTGGCGCGTCACCGGGGTTTCGGCCAATGATCACCTGAATGCCCGCATGGGGCCGGGTACGAGCTATCCGGTGATCGACAGTTTTGGTCACAATGAGCGGGGATTGCAGCAGGTGACCTGTGTGCCTTTCTACACGGCAGAATATTACCACCGCATGAGCCAGGCCCAGATCGAAGCCTTGCCAGCGCGCTGGTGTCTGATGCGCGATGCGACAATGAGCAAGGCCGGATGGGTGGCGCAGCGCTTCATCACCCCAGATGGAGTCGAGACATATGCACCCGCTGCGGAAACATCGCCGCAACCCGAGCATGAACCCTATACCGCGCAAGCGGGGCTCGATCCGGTCGCGCAGGCCGTGGATCTGGTGCGTGAACTCTACGAACGTCAGTTTCAGTCCGAGAACAGCAATCTGCCCAGTGTGTTGGACACTGACGTGGCAAATCATTATTTTACCAGCGATATCGTGGCCCTGTTTGCGTCAGGTCGGATCGGCGCACATCCGATTTACGGCGCGCAGGATTTCAACGGCACAATCGGAGAGCCGACACCTGATCCCGACACCCCCATGCTGCGCGGCATGATCACCATCAACGTCGATTTCACCAACTTTGGCCGAAATCAACGCGTTGTTTACTATATCCGTCCGGACACAACGCGCCAGAACGCGCCCTTACGCATTTTCCGGGTCGAACATGATGGCTGGTCCTATCCATGA
- a CDS encoding IS5-like element ISPam1 family transposase, with product MSKPVPLFRTTNWSSYSQALKRRGSLMVWFDPEMAWFAVPSGKAGHPERFSAAAIQFCLSIKVLFGLPLRQTTGFVESLLALSGFDWPVPDYTTLCRRQKHLKVQIPYRAASGPLHLLVDSTGIKFSGEGEWQVRKHGASRRRQWRKIHIGIDADTLEVRAVEMTSNRIGDAPVLPDLLAQIPMQERIGSVTADGIYDTKGCHTAIAARGADAIIPPRRNARDWKGHDPGLQARNEALRACKRFGRANWKKWSGYHRRSRVEAKMRCLKLLGERIMARDFDRQDAEVQIRIALMNRFTSLGTPETFRMH from the coding sequence ATGAGCAAGCCTGTCCCCCTTTTCCGCACGACGAACTGGTCCAGCTACAGTCAGGCTCTGAAGCGTCGCGGCTCCCTGATGGTGTGGTTTGACCCGGAGATGGCATGGTTTGCGGTGCCGAGCGGCAAGGCGGGTCATCCTGAGAGGTTTTCGGCAGCGGCCATACAATTCTGCCTGTCGATCAAGGTGCTGTTCGGGCTGCCGCTGCGGCAGACGACTGGGTTTGTGGAGAGCCTTCTTGCTCTGAGCGGGTTTGACTGGCCGGTGCCGGATTACACGACGCTCTGTCGCAGGCAGAAGCACCTGAAGGTGCAGATCCCATATCGTGCGGCGTCCGGGCCGCTGCATCTGCTGGTGGACAGCACCGGGATCAAGTTCTCAGGGGAAGGCGAGTGGCAGGTTCGTAAACATGGAGCCAGCCGCCGCAGGCAATGGCGCAAGATCCACATAGGTATCGACGCTGATACGCTGGAAGTGCGAGCCGTCGAGATGACCAGCAACCGTATCGGCGATGCGCCCGTTCTGCCCGACTTGCTGGCGCAGATCCCGATGCAAGAGCGGATCGGCAGCGTCACCGCCGACGGCATCTATGACACCAAAGGGTGTCACACCGCCATCGCAGCCCGAGGTGCCGATGCGATCATACCTCCGCGACGAAATGCCAGGGACTGGAAGGGCCATGATCCCGGCCTGCAGGCGCGAAATGAGGCGCTACGTGCCTGCAAACGGTTCGGTCGGGCGAACTGGAAGAAATGGTCCGGATATCACCGACGAAGTCGCGTCGAGGCCAAGATGCGATGCCTCAAACTTCTGGGCGAGCGCATCATGGCCAGAGACTTCGACAGGCAGGATGCAGAGGTTCAAATCCGCATCGCACTCATGAACCGCTTCACTTCACTCGGCACGCCCGAGACCTTCCGCATGCACTGA
- a CDS encoding RnfABCDGE type electron transport complex subunit D, whose translation MRPGLLRDDLAAILALLPPLAWLWPQDHWVASRLLFCAVLIFGWQALFAQVRRQGMGLHGAVAAMLVALFAPMGVPFWQLALGVSFGMVLGEAIFGGRGRNFVQPVALTFAFMAFSFADQPWRQGPDLPLIAILPALAFLVITGQARLTVLAGLAAGLAGVSALIAPEQMTMLITGTLLLALLFLTADPAVSGATSLGRLAYGVLAGGLTALFAASGPVFGAVVFATLLAQIFAPLLDHIAIVIHSAWMHHRARRLRNG comes from the coding sequence ATGAGGCCGGGACTGCTGAGGGATGATCTTGCGGCTATCCTCGCCTTGCTGCCGCCTCTTGCCTGGCTATGGCCGCAGGACCATTGGGTCGCATCGCGGCTGCTGTTCTGCGCGGTACTGATCTTTGGCTGGCAGGCTCTGTTCGCGCAGGTCAGACGCCAAGGGATGGGGTTGCACGGTGCTGTCGCAGCCATGCTGGTCGCCCTGTTTGCGCCCATGGGCGTACCCTTCTGGCAATTGGCCTTGGGCGTCAGTTTCGGCATGGTGCTGGGTGAGGCGATCTTTGGCGGGAGAGGCCGCAACTTCGTGCAGCCAGTGGCGCTGACATTCGCCTTCATGGCCTTTTCCTTTGCCGATCAGCCCTGGCGTCAAGGCCCGGATCTGCCGCTGATCGCCATCCTGCCTGCCTTGGCTTTTCTGGTGATCACAGGGCAGGCGCGCCTCACAGTGTTGGCCGGTCTTGCAGCCGGGCTTGCCGGAGTCAGCGCGCTGATCGCGCCGGAGCAGATGACCATGTTGATCACGGGCACGTTGCTGCTGGCGCTGCTTTTCCTGACCGCCGATCCGGCTGTATCGGGTGCGACATCCCTTGGCCGCCTGGCATATGGAGTGCTGGCTGGTGGGTTGACCGCCTTGTTCGCGGCCTCCGGTCCTGTCTTTGGCGCAGTGGTTTTTGCCACATTGCTGGCGCAGATATTTGCGCCGCTGCTGGACCATATCGCAATCGTAATCCATTCCGCATGGATGCATCACCGTGCTCGGAGGCTGCGCAATGGCTAA
- a CDS encoding universal stress protein — protein sequence MYKHILITTDGSENAGLGLEHGIALASSIGAAVTILTVTPPFPIAAAAMGAGAYTPAAVLEGYDQAQRETAERILEAAAERARHAGVSATALHVPDATPADTILERAEALGCDLICMASHGRRGLKRMLLGSQATEVVTRSAIPVLVVRA from the coding sequence ATGTATAAGCACATCCTTATCACCACCGATGGCTCTGAGAACGCGGGCCTCGGCCTTGAGCATGGCATTGCACTTGCATCCAGCATAGGCGCTGCGGTGACGATCCTGACTGTGACGCCGCCCTTCCCGATTGCAGCAGCGGCGATGGGGGCCGGGGCATACACGCCAGCGGCGGTTCTCGAGGGCTATGATCAGGCGCAGCGCGAAACGGCAGAACGGATCCTTGAGGCCGCCGCAGAGCGTGCGAGACATGCGGGCGTTTCTGCAACCGCCCTGCATGTGCCTGATGCCACGCCTGCTGATACTATCTTAGAGCGCGCCGAGGCTCTCGGTTGCGATCTCATCTGTATGGCCTCTCACGGGCGGCGCGGGCTGAAGCGGATGCTACTTGGCAGTCAGGCAACCGAGGTTGTCACCCGTTCCGCAATCCCCGTCTTGGTCGTGCGGGCCTGA